In the bacterium genome, one interval contains:
- a CDS encoding FAD-dependent oxidoreductase, with protein sequence MAERLVIIGGNAAGLAAALAARRRHAALDILVLAAESAVSFGACGMPYNLADPARAAEDLQVRPLAAFREAGIQVALGHRVRHVDLERGILRVERREAGGEQELTWDRLVVASGAQGRALALPGLPETAIHQFRSLDDLRRLKALCHPPATAVVAGAGLVGVELCEALRTLGLDVVLVDPLDLPLNPFPRPIRLAARDELERHGVELALGGQLIAGRIVDGLPPHLLLDLRSESGGARRIRAQLLINAAGQRPATGFLQGSGLLDDGGALPVDETMRTGHARVWAAGDCVTRSPVVPPLHGESGFVWNPQAREAVAGGRVAGWNAAAGPGDHRRLAPGPQTMIVRCFGLELARCGRLWLREEPDPVAPEPSREEIVRGLLGLGGLTGPRSNMPAASAALRRAHAAARTLGHAMPGSGRLEVWLEAAADGLLRGGAILSEGGGGAQRINVLAALLQSGGTAEDLAGLDLAYSPPFGPLADPLIQAARRLGRALAP encoded by the coding sequence ATGGCCGAGCGACTGGTGATCATCGGTGGCAATGCGGCCGGGTTGGCCGCCGCCCTGGCGGCGCGCCGCCGTCACGCCGCCCTCGACATCCTTGTCCTGGCGGCGGAGTCCGCGGTCTCCTTCGGCGCCTGTGGCATGCCCTACAACCTGGCCGATCCCGCCCGTGCCGCGGAGGATCTCCAGGTCCGTCCGCTGGCCGCTTTCCGGGAGGCGGGCATCCAGGTGGCGCTGGGCCATCGCGTCCGTCACGTGGATCTGGAGCGGGGCATCCTGCGGGTGGAGAGGCGTGAGGCAGGCGGGGAGCAGGAGCTGACCTGGGACCGCCTGGTGGTCGCCAGCGGGGCGCAAGGCCGCGCCCTGGCCCTGCCCGGACTGCCGGAGACGGCCATTCATCAATTCCGCTCCCTGGACGACCTGCGCCGGCTGAAGGCCTTGTGCCACCCGCCGGCCACGGCCGTGGTGGCGGGGGCCGGACTGGTGGGTGTGGAGCTGTGCGAGGCGTTGCGCACGCTGGGGCTGGATGTGGTCCTCGTCGATCCCCTTGACCTGCCGCTCAACCCCTTTCCCCGACCCATCCGGTTGGCGGCCCGCGACGAACTGGAGCGGCATGGCGTCGAGCTTGCGTTGGGTGGACAGCTGATCGCCGGCCGGATCGTGGACGGCTTGCCGCCGCATCTGCTGTTGGACCTGCGGTCCGAAAGCGGCGGGGCGAGGCGGATCCGGGCGCAGTTGTTGATCAATGCCGCGGGCCAACGGCCCGCAACGGGTTTCCTGCAGGGAAGCGGGCTGCTGGACGATGGGGGCGCCCTGCCCGTGGACGAGACGATGCGCACGGGCCATGCGCGGGTGTGGGCGGCCGGCGATTGTGTCACGAGATCGCCCGTGGTTCCGCCGCTACACGGCGAAAGCGGCTTCGTCTGGAATCCGCAGGCCCGCGAGGCGGTGGCCGGCGGCCGCGTGGCCGGCTGGAACGCGGCCGCCGGCCCAGGCGATCACCGTCGCCTGGCGCCAGGACCACAGACCATGATCGTGCGTTGTTTCGGATTGGAGTTGGCCCGCTGCGGCCGTCTGTGGTTGCGGGAAGAGCCGGACCCGGTGGCGCCGGAGCCGTCCAGGGAGGAAATCGTACGCGGCCTGCTCGGTCTGGGCGGTCTGACCGGGCCACGCTCCAACATGCCGGCCGCTTCCGCCGCGTTGCGGCGTGCCCACGCCGCCGCCCGCACCCTGGGCCATGCCATGCCCGGCTCCGGGCGTCTCGAAGTATGGCTGGAAGCGGCGGCCGACGGCCTCCTGCGCGGAGGCGCCATCCTGTCGGAAGGGGGGGGCGGCGCCCAGCGCATCAATGTGCTGGCCGCCCTGCTGCAGTCGGGGGGCACGGCGGAGGATCTGGCCGGCCTGGACCTGGCCTACAGCCCGCCCTTCGGACCGCTGGCCGACCCGCTCATCCAGGCCGCCCGGCGCCTGGGGCGCGCCCTGGCGCCATGA